The DNA region AGCCGCCGGAGCGGGAGCCGCGACCGGCCGGGCCGGTGCGGCGGAGGCGGCCTGTGCGGCAGGGGCGGGCCGTACCGCCGGAGCGGGCCGTGCCGCGCCCGTCGCGGTCGCCGGGATCGACATGTCCAGCCGGCCCTCGATGCGCTCCACCCGCTGCAGCAGCGCGGCCTCGGTGTCGGCGGCCGACGGCAGCAGCAGCCGGGCGCAGACCACCTCCAGCAGCAGTCGTGGTGCGGTGGCGCCGCGCATCTCGCCGAGGCCGGCATGCACCACCTCGGCGTACCGGGTCAGGGTGGCCGGCCCCAGCCGGGCGGCCTGCTCCCGCATGCGCTCCAGCATGTCTTCGGGCGCGTCGACCACGCCCTTGGCCACCGCGTCGGGGACGGCCTGCAGCACGATCAGGTCCCGGAACCGCTCCAACAGATCGATGGCGAACCGGCGCGGGTCGTGGCCGGCGTCGACCACCGCCTCCACCGCGCCGAACAGCGAGGCGCCGTCCCCGGCGGCCAGGGCGTCGACCGCCTCGTCGATCAGGGCGACGTCGGTGGCGCCCAGCAGGCCCAGCGCCCGCTGGTAGCGGACGTGGTTGACGTCGGGGTTGCCGTCCATCGGCTCGGAGCCGGCCAGCAGCTGGTCGAGCACCGAGAGCGTGTCCCGCGGGGAACCGCCGCCGGCACGGATCACCAGCGGGTACACCGCGTCGTCGACCGCGACGTGTTCCTGTTCGCAGATCCGCCCGATCAGTTCCCGCATGGTCCGCGGCGCCAGCAGCCGGAACGGGTAGTGGTGGGTGCGGCTGCGGATGGTCGGCAGCACCTTCTCCGGTTCGGTGGTGGCGAACACGAAGATCAGGTGGTCCGGCGGCTCCTCGACGATCTTGAGCAGCGCGTTGAATCCCGCGGGGGTGACCATGTGCGCTTCGTCGATGATGAAGATCCGGTAGCGCGACTGGGCGGGCGCGTAGAAGGCCCGGTCCCGCAGATCACGGGTGTCGTCGACGCCGCCGTGGCTGGCCGCGTCGAGTTCGACGACGTCGATGCTGCCCGCCCCGTTGGGGGCCAGCGCCACGCACGAGTCGCACGTCCCGCACGGCGTGGGCGTCGGGCCTTGCACGCAGTTCAGCGAGCGGGCCAGGATGCGCGCCGACGACGTCTTGCCGCAGCCGCGGGGCCCGGAGAACAGGTAGGCGTGGTTGATCCGGTTCGCCGACAATGCCGCGCACAACGGTTCGGTGACGTGCTCCTGCCCCACTACTTCGGCGAAGGTTGCCGGCCGGTACTTGCGGTAGAGCGCCACGCCAGCAGGGTACTTGTTCGCGCCGACGGCGGTGTAGCCCCGGCGGATTGCGCACTACGGTTTGGGGCGCAGAAAACCCAAGGTGTTCCACATCGGGCTGAAGTCACGCTGGTTGAGGGTCACGAACAACCGGCCGCCGGAGTTCTGGTCGGCGGTTTGGTACTGCAGCAGCGGTCCATGGCCATGGACGTCGGTGACGACCGCGGCGTGCCCGTGCTCGCTGACGACGCCGCCCGGGTCGTAGACGACGATGTCGCCGATCCGCGGCTCGTTGAGCCCGCCCTCGAACGGCACCCGGTCGAAGTACCGGTCCAGGCCGTTGGTGGGGAAATGGTGGTACAGGTCGGAGACGTTGACGCTGGGATCGTGGTTGCGCCACCAGCCCAGCGACTGGATGTAGTGCTCCACGAGCGGGTAGCACTGGCCGTCGCCGTAGACCACCGGGTTGCCCAGTGCGGCCTCGGCGGCGTTACCCCGGAAGATGTCGAGTTCCTCGACGGCCCGCTGCGGCAGCGGCGCGGGCTCGGCGGATGCGGCCGCAACCGGCTGCACCGGGCGCGGGTCGACCGGCGGTCCCGGCAGCGCGTGCGCCGCGGGGAATGGTCCCAGCATCGCGAACGCGGCCGCCGCCACCGCCGCTTTGGCGCCGAATCCCGGCACGTCAGCCCAGCAGCTGTTCGGCCGCGGCCAGCAGCGCGCAGGTGGCCAGCCCGTCGACGGCGTCGCGCAGGTCTTCGGCGGACGGGAACGACGGGGCGATCCGGATGTTCTTGTCCTCGGGATCCTTGCGGTACGGGAACGACGCCCCGGCCTCGGTGACCGCGATGCCGGCGTCCTTGGCCAGCGCGACGGTGCGACGCGCAGTGCCCGGCCAGACGTCGAGGCTGATGAAGTAGCCGCCCTTGGGGTCGGTCCAGGATGCGATCTTCGACTCGCCCAGCCGGCTCTGCAGGATCTCGGCGGCCAGCTCGAACTTGGGCGCCAGGATCTGCTGGTGGCGACGCATGTGCTGCCGCACGCCCTCGGCGTCGCCGAAGAAGCGCAGGTGCCGCAGCTGGTTGACCTTGTCCGGCCCGATCGAGCGCTTGCCGGCGTACTGCAGATACCAGGTGATGTTGCCCAGTGAGCCGCCGAAGAAGCTGACGCCCGCCCCGGCGAAGGTGATCTTGGAGGTGGAGGCGAACACGTAGGGCCGGTTGGGGTTGCCGGCCGCGGCGGCCAGCCCGAGGATGTCGATCTGGTGCGGGAATTCGGCGGTCAGGGTGTGCACCGCGTAGGCGTTGTCCCAGAACAGCCGGAAATCCGGCGCGGCGGTCTTCATCTGCACCAGGCGGCGCACCGTCTCCCAGGAGTAGGTGACGCCGGTCGGGTTGCCGAAGATCGGCACCGTCCACATGCCCTTGATCGCCGGGTCGGCGGCGACGAGTTCCTCGATCAGGTCGACGTCGGGGCCGTCTTCGCGCATCGGGACCGGGATCATCTCGATGCCCAGGGTCTCGGTGATCGCGAAGTGCCGGTCGTAGCCGGGGACCGGGCACAGGAACTTGACGGCCGGCTCCTGACTCCAGGGCCGCGGCGAGTCCACGCCGCCGTGCAGCATCGAGAAGACGATGACGTCGTGCATGAACTCCAGGCTGGCGTTGTTGCCGGCGATCAGGTTGGGCACCGCGATGCCGAGCAGCTCACCGAAGATCGCCCGCAGCTCGGGCAGCCCTTGCAGGCCGCCGTAGTTACGGGTGTCGGTGCCGTCGTCGCTGCGGAAGTCACCCGCACCGGGCAGGGCCAGCAGTCCGTTGGACAGGTCCAGCTGCTCGGGCGCGGGTTTGCCGCGGGTGAGGTCCAGCGCGAGCTTCTTGGCCTGCAAGTCGGCGTAGTCGCGCTGGAAGCGCTCATACTGCGCAGTCAGGTCGGCACGGTTGAGGGTATGCAGCGACACGGGTGCGCCTTTCGACGTCGAAGGCCCGACATATAAGGGGACCCCGCGCACCCGCCAGAGCCCATTGACCCTTGCTGCCTTCCGGCCCTGGGGGAGTTCACAGGATGGACGCCGCGCGGGGTCCGAGAGACGAGTCTAGCGGTGATCGGATGCGTCGCGAAGCCGGGCAGGGTGAGCGGTGCGCAAAGCACCCAGCGGACTCAGCTACCATTGCCGACGGAGGATTCGCCTAGTGGCCTATGGCGCTCGCCTGGAACGCGGGTTGGGTTAATAGCCCTCAGGGGTTCAAATCCCCTATCCTCCGCACCCGAGACAGGTGCGGCCGGACCGACAGTTTTGCTGGTCCGGCCGCACCTGAATCACTACTGACGAGCATGGGAGGTGGCGTGAGTCGTACCGTCGCCACGGTTTGGCACGCGTCGCTCTCCGCTCTCGCCGCGCTCCTGTACTTCCTGTTCGTGTTGCCCCGCTGGTGGGAGCTGACCGGTTTCGCCCCGCACACCCTGGGCACCGTGATGCGGATTCTGCTCGGTCTGCTGATCGGCGCGACGGCCGTGCCGGTGTCGGCGGCCCTCAAGCAGGCCCGCAAGCCGGAGTTCGGCACCCCGCAGTTGGCCCTGTCGCTGCTGTCCGGTGCCGCGGTGGCACCCCTGGTAGCGGGCACCCTGATCCTGGGCACCGCGATCAGCGAGATCTGGCTGTCGCTGGACGACGCCGGCATGTGGCTGTTCGGGATCTACGGGGCCGCGGCCGCGATCGCCCTGCTGGGCATCGGCGCGTTCTACCTGGCCTCGGTGGCCGAGCAGCCGGCGCCGCCGCCCAAACCGATCAAGCTCAAGACCCCCAAGCAGCCCAAGCGTGGGCGCCGCGGCAAGAAGGCCGAGGCGGCCGAGTCCGAAGCCGAAGCCGAGGCACCTGTCGAGGACGCCGACGAGACCGTGGACGCCGGGGACGACGAGGCCGACGGCGAGGACGCCGCGGAAGAGACCGTCGAGGTCGAGGCGGACGACGCCGCGGAAGAGACCGTCGAGGCCGCGGCCGAAGAAGCCGGGGACACCGAAGAACTGCGCCCGACCGGCAAGCGTCAGGCCAAAAAAGACGGCTGACCGGCTGCCTGCCGGACTACCCTGGACGCTATGACCGAGCATCTCGGTGCGTTCCCACCGCGCGAAAGCGCACTCGCCGAACGACTGGCGGCCTCAGCGACCGCCGACCGGGAATTTCAGACCATCCTGCAGCAGGCGGTAGCGGCCACCGTCGAGTCCCGGCGGCGCCTGGATGCCCTCGAGGCCGAGATCCGGGAATCGGCCGGCGCTTGGGCAGGCCTGGACACCCCGGCCGGCAACCGAGAGTTCCAGCAGTATCTGGCCACCAAGACCCGTGAGATCCATCGGATAGTCGCCGACGCGGCCGACGACAGCCGCCGGCGGGCGAACGCGGTGTCGGCCCTGGCCGACCGCTATCCGGCCGGTTAGAAACGCCGTTCGAGAACCGTTACGGCTTCGGGGACCAGTCCCACACCGACATGTCGTCGCGCGGGTACTGGCTGCAATTCTCGGTCGACTTCGCGACGACGCCCTTGTTGTTGAAGAAGATCTTGGCGTGGTTGGGCCACGACACGGTCAGCGGGTCGGCGAAGTTGGTCGCCAACTCCTCGGAGTAGGCCCGCCGCTGCGCGGCGTCCAGCGAGAAGAACCAGTGCATCTTGTCGATGGTGGCCTGCTGCACCTGCACGGGCTTGTTGTGCATGTCGATCATGTAGCGCTCGTAGTAGACCGGCGAGAAGTCCCGGCTGGCGGCCAGCATCTGCTCGGCGCTGCAGTCGGTCTTGATCACCCGGCGCGGGATCGGGAAGTCGTCGGTCGCGTCGGCGGCGGCGGTGGCGGGCAGGATTGCGGCGCTCAACGCGGCGGCCGCAGCGGCCACGATGGCGCCCCGGAAAATCGGGCGGTGCTTACGCATGGAATCCACTGTAGCCATTCCCCCGGTCCTCTCCTCTAATCGGTTGTTCGGCCGCCGAACCCGCCGGTGAGACCCGTGAGCCGGGTGAAGCGGGTGAGACGAATGCGGCGGTGAAACGACCGCGCAGCCACTCGAACTCGTCACGCAATGCTACATAACTTTAGCCATGCTACCTAATTAGTTTTCCGGCCCCGGGCATGGAATCGCTCACAGCCGGCTACCGGTTGTGCGCCAACTCCCCGGTCGCCTCGTCGGCGTCGCGGCGTGCGCGTTCGGCCGCGACCCGATGCCGGGCGGCCTTCCCCCCGACGTGCGGCAACACGTTGATGGGCCACCAGAACCAGCGGCCCAGCAGGGCGGCGATCGACGGTGTCATGAATGCCCGCACGATCAAGGTGTCGAACATCAGCCCCAGCCCGATGGTGGTGCCGATCTGGCCGATGATGCGCAGGTCGCTGACCGCCATCGACGCCATGGTGAACGCGAACACCAGTCCGGCCGAGGTCACCACCTTCCCGGTGCCGCCCATCGCCCGGATGATGCCGGTGTTCAGCCCGGCGTGGATCTCCTCCTTGAGCCGGGAGACCAGCATCAGGTTGTAGTCCGACCCCACCGCCAGCAGGACGATCACGCTCATCACCAACACCAGCCAGTGCAACTGGATGCCGATCAGGTACTGCCAGAACAGCACCGACAGCCCGAACGACGCGCCCAGCGACAGCGCCACCGTTCCCACGATCACCAGCGCGGCGATCAGCGCACGGGTGATCAGCAGCATGATGACGAAAATCAGGCACAGCGAAGCGATCCCGGCGATCAGCAGGTCGTAGTTGGAACCGTCGTGCATGTCCTTGAACAACGACGCGGTCCCGCCCAGGTAGATCTCGGCGTCCTCGAGCGGCGTCCCCTTGAGCGCTTCCTCGGCCGCCGTCCGGATCTTGTCGATGTGCGAAATGCCTTCGGCGGTAGCCGGATTGCCGCGGTGACTGATCATCATCCGCACGGCCTTGCCGTCCGGGGATAAGAACATGTTCATCGCACGCTTGAAGTCCGGGTTCTCGAAAATCTCCGGCGGCAGATAGAACGAGTCGTCGTTCTTGGCCTCGTCGAACGCCTTGCCCATCGCGGTGGCGTTTTCGGCCATGTCGTCCATCTGGGCGAAGATCCCGGACATGGTGCTGTGCATCGTCAGCATCATCGTCCGCATGGTCTCCATGGTGTCGATCATCGGCGGGAAGGTGGCGAGCATCTGCGGCATCAGCGCATCCATGTCGCCCATGTGCCCGATCATCTTGTCCATGCTCTCGCTCATCGGATCGACGCTGTCGACCATGTCGAACGCCGAGCGCAACGAGAAGCAGATCGGGATGTCGTAGCAGTGCGGTTCCCAGTAGAAGTAGCTGCGGATCGGCCGCCAGAAATCCTCGAAATCGGCGATGTGGTCCCGGATCTCGTAGATCTGCTGCTGCAGGTCGTCCATGTCCACCACCATCTCGTGGGTGGTGCCGGCCAGTTGGCTCATGAAGCCGTGCATCTGGCGCATGGTGGCGATGGTCTCGCCCATCGCCTCGGCCTGGGTCAGCATGTCGTCCATGCGCTTCTTCTGGAACTGCATGGTCTGCATCTGACCGGCGTTCTGCATGCTGATCTGGAACGGGATCGAGGTGTGCTCCAGCGGGGTGCCCTGCGGGCGGGTGATGGCCTGCACCCGGGAGATCCCGACGACCTTGAACACCGCCTTGGCCAGCTTGTCGATGATCAGGAAGTCCGCCGGGTTGCGCATGTCGTGGTCGGCCTTGATCAGCAACACCTCGGGCAGCATCCGGGACTGCGAGAAGTGCCGGTCGGCGGCGGCGAAGCCCTCGTTGGCGGGGATGTCGGTGGGGATGTATTTGCGGTCGTCGTAGGCCGGCGTATAGCCCGGCAGTGTCAGCAGGCCCACCGCCGCCACCGCCAGCGCGGCGACCAGCACCGGCGCCGGCCAGCGGACGATCACCGTGGCCACCCGCCGCCAGCCGCGGGTGCTGGTGGCGCGCTTGGGGTCGAACAGGCCGAATCGGCTGCCGACGGTGATGATCGCCGGGCCCAGCGTCAGCGCGGAGAAGACCGAGACGAGCATCCCGACCGCGCAGGGGATGCCCAGCGAGACGAAGTAGGGCATCCGGGTGAAGTGGAGGCAGAACACCGCGCCGGCGATGGTCAGGCCCGACCCCAGGATGACGTGGGCGACGCCCTCGAACGCCGTGTAGTAGGCGCTTTCGCGGTCCTCCCCGTTCTGGCGCGCCTCGTGGTAGCGGCCGATCAGGAAGATCGCGTAGTCGGTGCCGGCGGCGATCGCCAGCGAGACGATCAGGTTGACGGCGAACGTGGTCAGCCCGACCCAGTGGTTATGCCCCAGGAACGCCACCACGCCGCTGGCCGCGTTCAGTTCCATGTAGACCATGCCCAGCAGCACCGCGACGGTGATGATCGACCGGTAGACCAGCAGCAACATGGTGAGGATCACCCCGATGGTGACCAGCATCATCTTGAACATCGACTTGTCGCCGGCGTGGTTCATGTCCTTGGCGAGTGCCGCGGTGCCGGTGACATAGACGGTCAGCCCCGGCGGGGTCTGGACCGAGTCCACGATGTTGCGGACGGATTCGACCGAGTCGTTGGCCGCCGCCTGGCCGATGTTGCCGACGAGGTTGACCTGCACGTAGGTCGCTTGGCCGTCGGCGCTCTGGGCGCCGACGGCGGTCATCGGGTCGCCCCAGAAATCCTGGACGTGCTGGACGTGGGCGGTGTCGGCTTTGAGCTTCTCGACCACCTCGGCGTAGTACTCGTGCTCGGCGTCGCCGAGTTTGTGGTCGGCCTCCAGCACGATCATCGCGGTGCTGTCGGAGTCGGACTCCTTGAAGACCCTGCCCATCTCGGTCATGGCCTGCATGGAGGGGGCGTCGGTGGGGCTGGCCGACACCGCGTTGGCCTTGCCGACCTCTTCCAGC from Mycolicibacter sp. MU0083 includes:
- a CDS encoding DUF4226 domain-containing protein, translating into MTEHLGAFPPRESALAERLAASATADREFQTILQQAVAATVESRRRLDALEAEIRESAGAWAGLDTPAGNREFQQYLATKTREIHRIVADAADDSRRRANAVSALADRYPAG
- a CDS encoding RND family transporter, with amino-acid sequence MSGIGTRTGSDQTHRPFIARTLRRFAVPIILAWVALIAVLVATVPPLEEVGKANAVSASPTDAPSMQAMTEMGRVFKESDSDSTAMIVLEADHKLGDAEHEYYAEVVEKLKADTAHVQHVQDFWGDPMTAVGAQSADGQATYVQVNLVGNIGQAAANDSVESVRNIVDSVQTPPGLTVYVTGTAALAKDMNHAGDKSMFKMMLVTIGVILTMLLLVYRSIITVAVLLGMVYMELNAASGVVAFLGHNHWVGLTTFAVNLIVSLAIAAGTDYAIFLIGRYHEARQNGEDRESAYYTAFEGVAHVILGSGLTIAGAVFCLHFTRMPYFVSLGIPCAVGMLVSVFSALTLGPAIITVGSRFGLFDPKRATSTRGWRRVATVIVRWPAPVLVAALAVAAVGLLTLPGYTPAYDDRKYIPTDIPANEGFAAADRHFSQSRMLPEVLLIKADHDMRNPADFLIIDKLAKAVFKVVGISRVQAITRPQGTPLEHTSIPFQISMQNAGQMQTMQFQKKRMDDMLTQAEAMGETIATMRQMHGFMSQLAGTTHEMVVDMDDLQQQIYEIRDHIADFEDFWRPIRSYFYWEPHCYDIPICFSLRSAFDMVDSVDPMSESMDKMIGHMGDMDALMPQMLATFPPMIDTMETMRTMMLTMHSTMSGIFAQMDDMAENATAMGKAFDEAKNDDSFYLPPEIFENPDFKRAMNMFLSPDGKAVRMMISHRGNPATAEGISHIDKIRTAAEEALKGTPLEDAEIYLGGTASLFKDMHDGSNYDLLIAGIASLCLIFVIMLLITRALIAALVIVGTVALSLGASFGLSVLFWQYLIGIQLHWLVLVMSVIVLLAVGSDYNLMLVSRLKEEIHAGLNTGIIRAMGGTGKVVTSAGLVFAFTMASMAVSDLRIIGQIGTTIGLGLMFDTLIVRAFMTPSIAALLGRWFWWPINVLPHVGGKAARHRVAAERARRDADEATGELAHNR
- a CDS encoding DNA polymerase III subunits gamma/tau, translating into MALYRKYRPATFAEVVGQEHVTEPLCAALSANRINHAYLFSGPRGCGKTSSARILARSLNCVQGPTPTPCGTCDSCVALAPNGAGSIDVVELDAASHGGVDDTRDLRDRAFYAPAQSRYRIFIIDEAHMVTPAGFNALLKIVEEPPDHLIFVFATTEPEKVLPTIRSRTHHYPFRLLAPRTMRELIGRICEQEHVAVDDAVYPLVIRAGGGSPRDTLSVLDQLLAGSEPMDGNPDVNHVRYQRALGLLGATDVALIDEAVDALAAGDGASLFGAVEAVVDAGHDPRRFAIDLLERFRDLIVLQAVPDAVAKGVVDAPEDMLERMREQAARLGPATLTRYAEVVHAGLGEMRGATAPRLLLEVVCARLLLPSAADTEAALLQRVERIEGRLDMSIPATATGAARPAPAVRPAPAAQAASAAPARPVAAPAPAAPAPAAPAPAPAAPAPAAKQFTRRSQAPAATASSPPPEARPAPTPAWEPEPVRQPDPAPAAAAPPAAAPPAPVAPAPAAPVSAAPGEPDAAAVRSVWSTVREKVRQRSRSTEAMLAAATVRAVEGDTLVLSHETPSLARRLSEPRNTDVITEALKDALGVNWRVRCETGGPAGGHAAASAPVDAESARRADEEAMLAEVADDAASGADAAPRRDPEEVALELLQNELGARRIGGD
- a CDS encoding CHAP domain-containing protein gives rise to the protein MPGFGAKAAVAAAAFAMLGPFPAAHALPGPPVDPRPVQPVAAASAEPAPLPQRAVEELDIFRGNAAEAALGNPVVYGDGQCYPLVEHYIQSLGWWRNHDPSVNVSDLYHHFPTNGLDRYFDRVPFEGGLNEPRIGDIVVYDPGGVVSEHGHAAVVTDVHGHGPLLQYQTADQNSGGRLFVTLNQRDFSPMWNTLGFLRPKP
- a CDS encoding DUF5078 domain-containing protein, with amino-acid sequence MRKHRPIFRGAIVAAAAAALSAAILPATAAADATDDFPIPRRVIKTDCSAEQMLAASRDFSPVYYERYMIDMHNKPVQVQQATIDKMHWFFSLDAAQRRAYSEELATNFADPLTVSWPNHAKIFFNNKGVVAKSTENCSQYPRDDMSVWDWSPKP
- a CDS encoding aminotransferase class I/II-fold pyridoxal phosphate-dependent enzyme, yielding MSLHTLNRADLTAQYERFQRDYADLQAKKLALDLTRGKPAPEQLDLSNGLLALPGAGDFRSDDGTDTRNYGGLQGLPELRAIFGELLGIAVPNLIAGNNASLEFMHDVIVFSMLHGGVDSPRPWSQEPAVKFLCPVPGYDRHFAITETLGIEMIPVPMREDGPDVDLIEELVAADPAIKGMWTVPIFGNPTGVTYSWETVRRLVQMKTAAPDFRLFWDNAYAVHTLTAEFPHQIDILGLAAAAGNPNRPYVFASTSKITFAGAGVSFFGGSLGNITWYLQYAGKRSIGPDKVNQLRHLRFFGDAEGVRQHMRRHQQILAPKFELAAEILQSRLGESKIASWTDPKGGYFISLDVWPGTARRTVALAKDAGIAVTEAGASFPYRKDPEDKNIRIAPSFPSAEDLRDAVDGLATCALLAAAEQLLG